A genomic region of Dreissena polymorpha isolate Duluth1 chromosome 4, UMN_Dpol_1.0, whole genome shotgun sequence contains the following coding sequences:
- the LOC127878545 gene encoding leucine-rich repeats and immunoglobulin-like domains protein 1 has translation MAYTVLKDTPRRLLIPRFYSTPTNVTYSKGELAILYCSVENLGTKTIIWRKQPYNVPITVGQLQFLNINRFYLSHVPHRDEWNLLIKNVQPFDAGTYECQISSQEKQLRRSITLNVIEIFITGTRFVEVGGHIYLSCNASGSENPPDDIDWFKDGNVLTTKHRPGVHIEKKVAYISNTIYSTLAIYSAHMADAGTYVCRTSGLLTTSFKVDVLNGKY, from the exons ATGGCGTACACAGTCCTCAAGG ACACCCCTCGGCGACTACTGATACCCAGATTTTATTCAACTCCAACGAATGTCACATATTCGAAAGGTGAACTCGCAATTTTATATTGCTCCGTGGAAAATCTTGGAACAAAAACA ATAATCTGGAGGAAGCAGCCGTATAACGTTCCCATAACAGTCGGCCAGTTACAGTTTTTGAATATCAATCGTTTCTACTTGAGTCACGTGCCACATCGAGACGAATGgaatttattgattaaaaacgTACAACCATTTGACGCTGGGACATATGAGTGTCAGATCAGCAGCCAGGAAAAGCAGCTTCGGAGGAGCATAAccttaaatgtaatcg AAATATTTATAACTGGCACACGTTTTGTTGAAGTAGGAGGTCACATATATTTATCTTGCAATGCATCTGGGAGTGAAAATCCCCCAGATGATATCGACTGGTTTAAAGACG GCAATGTGTTGACCACAAAACACAGGCCTGGTGTTCACATAGAGAAGAAAGTGGCCTACATCAGCAACACAATATATAGTACCCTGGCCATTTATTCAGCTCACATGGCGGACGCTGGCACGTATGTATGTCGTACATCCGGGCTCCTGACCACCAGTTTCAAGGTCGATGTGCTAAACGGTAAATACTAA